Proteins from a single region of Halorubrum sp. 2020YC2:
- the wecB gene encoding UDP-N-acetylglucosamine 2-epimerase (non-hydrolyzing) translates to MRVCSVVGARPQFVKAFPVSRRLRDDHEEVLIHTGQHYDEELSGVFFDELDIPEPEYNLGVGSGGHAAQTAEMMRLLDEVIEEESPDAVLVYGDTNSTLAAALVAAKREPALAHVEAGLRSGKWSMPEEVNRVLTDHCSDLLLTPGENAAETLRGDSVRGEVVVTGDVMYDAVLAVRDRALDESTPLPLPDLRPDEYVLATVHRAANTDDPERLAGVLDGLAGIDSPVVLPLHPRTEAALDEHGLYDRAAAELRLVDPVGYVEFLRLLSDASRVATDSGGVQKEAFYLDTPCVTLRDETEWVETVDSGWNVLVGSDPDRIARALTDRSALPPKPELYGGGDAAARTVAALEATLGEGSSE, encoded by the coding sequence GTGCGGGTCTGTTCGGTGGTCGGCGCGCGCCCGCAGTTCGTGAAGGCGTTCCCCGTCTCGCGGCGGCTGCGCGACGACCACGAGGAGGTGCTGATCCACACCGGGCAACACTACGACGAAGAGCTCTCCGGCGTGTTCTTCGACGAACTTGACATCCCCGAGCCGGAGTACAACCTCGGCGTCGGCTCCGGCGGCCACGCCGCCCAGACGGCCGAGATGATGCGCCTGCTCGACGAGGTGATCGAGGAGGAGTCGCCCGACGCCGTGTTGGTGTACGGCGACACGAACTCGACGCTCGCGGCCGCGCTGGTCGCGGCCAAGCGCGAGCCGGCGCTGGCGCACGTCGAGGCTGGACTCCGGAGCGGGAAGTGGTCGATGCCGGAGGAGGTGAACCGCGTCCTCACCGACCACTGCTCGGACCTCCTCCTGACGCCCGGAGAGAACGCCGCCGAGACCCTCCGCGGGGACAGCGTGCGTGGCGAGGTCGTCGTGACCGGCGACGTGATGTACGACGCCGTCCTCGCGGTCCGCGACCGCGCGCTCGACGAGTCGACGCCGCTCCCGCTCCCCGACCTCCGCCCCGACGAGTACGTGCTGGCGACGGTCCACCGGGCGGCGAACACCGACGACCCGGAGCGGCTGGCCGGGGTTCTCGACGGGCTGGCCGGGATCGACAGCCCCGTGGTCCTGCCGCTTCACCCGCGGACGGAGGCCGCGCTCGACGAGCACGGGCTCTACGACCGCGCCGCGGCCGAACTCCGACTCGTCGACCCGGTCGGCTACGTCGAGTTCCTCCGGCTGCTCTCGGACGCCTCGAGGGTCGCCACCGACTCCGGCGGCGTCCAGAAGGAGGCGTTCTACCTCGACACGCCCTGCGTCACGCTCCGCGACGAGACGGAGTGGGTCGAGACCGTCGACTCCGGGTGGAACGTGCTGGTCGGGAGCGACCCCGACCGCATCGCACGCGCGCTGACCGACCGCTCCGCGCTCCCGCCGAAGCCCGAACTCTACGGCGGCGGCGACGCGGCCGCCCGGACCGTCGCGGCGCTGGAGGCGACCCTGGGCGAGGGGTCGTCGGAGTAG
- a CDS encoding antibiotic ABC transporter permease translates to MHRVTDDAVTRALEDTLAYARERDYVGWDYFDGMSSRFRRWLPFENKWANIAIQEGIKRFPVNVRRLMLVEQRQSFKGTALFALANRAAAERLGEEGYGREADRLATWLVENQSRGYAGFCGGHQHATQGLRKRLPAKHPGIVSTGYAVRALLSGVEGDIDRRGGGVGSDGDRGGDGVEGAGVDAAGGGPEGADFDDGGSGGSFAAVAESALPFVYEDLNYRESGETARIDYHASAEAGETTVVNANAIGARLLLDLHERRPRPELRERAERILDYVAGRQADIGGWYYTDPPSASHLSMDNHHNGFVLESLLRYRAVTGSTRYDETLERGLKFYRETLFEPSGAPNWDETSAYPKDIHAAAEGIVLFSAAGDTAFASRIIDWTLSELYAGDGRFYYQKRRFYTKRFTLMRWCQAWMAFALGEYLRARRRERDGAE, encoded by the coding sequence ATCCACCGCGTCACCGACGACGCGGTGACGCGGGCGTTAGAGGACACGCTCGCGTACGCCCGCGAGCGCGACTACGTCGGCTGGGACTACTTCGACGGCATGAGCAGCCGCTTCCGGCGCTGGCTCCCGTTCGAGAACAAGTGGGCCAACATCGCGATTCAGGAGGGGATCAAGCGGTTCCCGGTCAACGTCCGTCGGCTCATGCTGGTGGAACAGCGGCAGAGCTTCAAGGGGACCGCCCTGTTCGCGCTGGCCAACCGGGCGGCCGCCGAGCGCCTCGGCGAGGAGGGGTACGGCCGCGAGGCCGACCGGCTGGCGACGTGGCTCGTCGAGAACCAGAGCCGCGGGTACGCTGGGTTCTGTGGCGGCCACCAGCACGCGACGCAGGGGCTCCGGAAGCGGCTGCCGGCGAAGCACCCGGGGATCGTCTCGACCGGCTACGCCGTGCGGGCGCTGCTGTCCGGCGTCGAGGGCGACATCGACCGGAGAGGCGGCGGGGTCGGGAGCGACGGCGACCGCGGGGGCGACGGGGTCGAGGGCGCCGGCGTCGACGCCGCCGGGGGCGGTCCCGAGGGGGCCGACTTCGACGACGGCGGCTCCGGCGGGAGCTTCGCCGCGGTGGCCGAGTCCGCCCTGCCGTTCGTGTACGAGGACCTGAACTACCGGGAGTCGGGCGAGACGGCGCGGATCGACTACCACGCGAGCGCCGAGGCCGGGGAGACGACCGTGGTCAACGCGAACGCGATCGGCGCGCGGCTCCTCTTGGACCTCCACGAGCGGCGGCCGCGGCCCGAACTGCGCGAGCGTGCGGAGCGCATTCTGGACTACGTCGCAGGCCGGCAGGCCGACATCGGCGGCTGGTACTACACCGACCCGCCCTCGGCGTCGCACCTCTCGATGGATAACCACCACAACGGGTTCGTCCTCGAATCGCTCCTCCGCTACCGGGCGGTGACGGGGTCGACTCGGTACGACGAGACGCTCGAACGCGGGCTGAAGTTCTACCGCGAGACGCTGTTCGAGCCGTCCGGGGCGCCCAACTGGGACGAGACCAGCGCCTACCCGAAGGACATTCACGCCGCCGCGGAGGGGATCGTGCTGTTCAGCGCGGCCGGCGACACGGCGTTCGCGTCGCGGATCATCGACTGGACGCTCTCGGAGCTGTACGCCGGCGACGGGCGGTTCTACTACCAGAAGCGCCGGTTCTACACCAAGCGGTTCACGCTGATGCGGTGGTGTCAGGCATGGATGGCGTTCGCGCTGGGCGAGTACCTCCGCGCCCGGCGCCGCGAGCGCGACGGGGCAGAGTGA
- a CDS encoding DUF354 domain-containing protein, whose amino-acid sequence MRFVFFANTPAHVHLYRHAVGRLADAGHDVLVLARDYGCTVALLEGYDVPHRVYGACGTTKGSLFRNLPRHYANVLPAVRSFDPDVIFGVGAYAAHAGLVSRSPAVLVLDSEPTSIDHAISRPFAAAFLTPHAFQKDLGESHYQFRGFCETAYLHPDVYEPNPAIRDDLGLGADEEFVLLRFNAFGSHHDVGQSGFTPEQRRRLIEAFAEHATVFVSDEGGTLDLDSLPAREFDVHPALLHDALSAARLVVTDTQTVCTEAALLGTPVVRSNSFVGDGDMGNFTELERQELVVNTADFDEVLSTGVGVLLDESIGVEWRQRRNEYVGGLVNLTEIIVACAEAGGPAGVAGLERWRAGAERSGSERSGSDRQAAVTEEST is encoded by the coding sequence ATGCGATTCGTCTTCTTCGCCAACACGCCCGCTCACGTTCACCTCTACAGACACGCCGTCGGGCGGCTCGCGGACGCCGGGCACGACGTGCTCGTCCTCGCGCGGGACTACGGCTGTACGGTGGCGCTGCTCGAGGGGTACGACGTCCCGCACCGCGTCTACGGCGCCTGCGGGACGACGAAGGGGTCGCTGTTCCGGAACCTCCCGCGCCACTACGCCAACGTCCTCCCCGCGGTCAGGTCGTTCGACCCGGACGTGATCTTCGGGGTCGGCGCCTACGCCGCCCACGCCGGGCTGGTGAGCCGGTCGCCCGCCGTGTTGGTGCTCGACTCGGAGCCGACCTCGATCGACCACGCCATCTCCCGGCCGTTCGCCGCGGCGTTCCTCACGCCCCACGCCTTCCAGAAGGACCTCGGGGAGAGCCACTACCAGTTCCGCGGCTTCTGCGAGACGGCGTACCTCCACCCGGACGTCTACGAGCCGAACCCGGCGATCCGCGACGACCTCGGTCTCGGCGCGGACGAGGAGTTCGTCCTGCTGCGGTTCAACGCGTTCGGCTCCCACCACGACGTCGGTCAGTCCGGGTTCACGCCGGAGCAGCGGCGGCGGCTGATCGAGGCGTTCGCGGAGCACGCCACCGTGTTCGTCTCGGACGAGGGCGGGACGCTGGACCTCGACTCGCTGCCGGCCCGCGAGTTCGACGTCCACCCCGCGCTGCTCCACGACGCGCTCTCCGCGGCACGGCTCGTCGTCACCGACACGCAGACGGTCTGTACTGAGGCCGCCCTGCTGGGCACGCCCGTCGTCAGGTCGAACTCCTTCGTGGGCGACGGCGACATGGGGAACTTCACGGAGCTGGAACGGCAGGAGCTGGTCGTCAACACCGCCGACTTCGACGAGGTCCTCTCGACGGGTGTCGGCGTCCTGCTTGACGAGTCGATCGGGGTCGAGTGGCGGCAGCGCCGGAACGAGTACGTCGGCGGCCTCGTGAACCTCACCGAGATCATCGTCGCGTGCGCCGAGGCGGGCGGTCCCGCGGGGGTCGCGGGGCTGGAGCGCTGGCGCGCCGGCGCGGAGCGGTCGGGCTCAGAGCGGTCGGGTTCGGACCGGCAGGCGGCGGTCACGGAGGAGTCGACGTGA